In the Deltaproteobacteria bacterium genome, TCACGGCGTTATCATGCAGATGCCAGGGCCTACTACAACCGGAAAATGCAGAAGACAAACTTTATGGTCGCTCACATGGCCCTGGGTCACAAACTGGCCAAGGGAGCCTATTATATCATGCGGGACCAAGTCCCTTTTTGCCCGGAGAAGTTATTCGCATAACGGTTGGCTGGAACGGTGAACCTGGCTTGGGGTTGGTGAGAATCCATTAGGTCTGATTGGTCATCCGTTCCACCCGGTATAAAAGTTATCCACCTCTTTGCTGCCCATGCCGTGAGCCACCTCGGGGTTGGTTCACAACCATACCGTCTGTTCTCCTTCCAATGGACACGGCATGGAACCGAAGATTTTCTGGTCCACCGGAAAGGTGGAAAGGGCCGACAGAGTAGTTCAAGCTGTCATTGCCTTGATCCTGATGGGTGACTGGTGCAGTGAAGTTTAGTGCTGACGCCTAAACCGAAAGAAACTACGGCAATCGCAAGGACGCGGATAACCTACGAAAATATTCGCAAGAAAAAACCTTTTTCTTGCGTAGGGGAGTTTTTCTCTCTTGACACGGTGCCTTTTAATGGGTGTCCCCCAGGACTCTCACTTCACAAAACACGTCAATAAAAATGGTCGCTGTCCCCATTTTCTCGGATAGAAGAAGCATGTATTTTCTGCCTGAATAAGGAAGACGGGCGATCCGGACAAGGCCGACTCCGGCGGCGGAGGCCGCCCGGACCAGTGAAGGGGGAATGGCGGGTTCTTCCGGTCTCCGGATCACCCGCCGGCTGGTTTCACGGGCCGCGATAGGTCCCGTAAACCAGAGCATCCAGGCCAACGCGCCAAGTCCGGCAAGATGGGGGATCACGTAATCCCCCCGGCATAGGCCTCCCTGACGACCTCAGCCACGCGCAGGTCGTCGGGTGGCAGCAGCTTCCCGCCCGGCCTGTCCCACGAGGAACACCAGGAGGATCACGGCCGCCAGAAAGATTCCCCGAAACCGGATAGGACCTGTCATGCGTAATCCCCCGTAGCCCGGTCGAACAGTCCAACGTCGAAATATTACCGTGGCGATTATACGCATACGAGAATATCGTGACAAGCGGAAAACCGTACACAAGCGTATGCAAAAGGTTTGACATGCAAGCACCGCCAAACTATAGTGAAACGGGTACGGGCCGTGAGACTGCGAAGGACGGGGATGACACCATGGACGTGATCACCACCCATGTAAACGCCGATTTCGACTGCCTCGCCTCCATGGTGGCGGCGAAGAAGCTCTATCCCGAAGCCCGCCCCGTCTTTGCCGGATCACAGGAGTCGACGCTGCGCCAGTTTTTCCTGCACGCCGCAAGCTATACCCTGAAGTTCGACCGCCTCAAGAACATCAACCTCGACGAGATCAAGCGGCTGATCATCGTCGATACCCGTTCCCGCAAGCGGATCGGGAAGTTCGCCGATCTGGTCGGCAAACCGAACGTGGAAGTCCACATCTACGATCATCATCCGGCGGCCCCCGGAGACATTCCGGCCGACAAATCGGTGATTCGGGAGCGGGGTTCCACAACCACGATCTTCATGGAACTCTTCCAGGAGAGAGGAATGAAGATCACTCCCCTGGAGGCAACGATCTTCGCATTGGGAATTTACGAAGATACCGGCTCCTTTACCTTTGCCTCGACCCGCAAGGCGGACCTGGACGCCGCCGCCTATCTCCTGGAAAGGGGAGCGGATTTGAACCTCGTCTCCGATTTCATGACCCGGGAATTGACGGCAGAACAGGTCTCCCTGCTGAACGACCTGATCCATTCCGCCACGACCTACGACATCAAGGGGATTTCCATCGTAATCGCCGTCTCCTCGGTGGAAAAATATATCGGGGACCTGGCCGTACTGGTCCACAAGCTCAGGGACATGGAGAACATCAATGCACTTTTCGTCCTGGTGCGTATGGCGGACCGGGTCTACCTCGTGGCCCGTTCCCGGATCCCGGAGGTTAATGCCGGAGAGATCCTGACCGACTTCCACGGCGGCGGACATCCCTCGGCCGCTTCGGGAACGATCAAGGACCGGACGCTCCAGCAGATCAAGGAAGATCTGTTGCAATCCCTGCGCCGCCATATATCCCCCGTACGCTCAGCCCGGGATATAATGACCACCCCCCTCGTCACGATCAACGCCGGAAACACACTGCAGGACGCCTCGGACCGTATGACCCGCTACAATATCAATGCCCTGCCCGTTCTGGAAGGGGGACGGTTCGCCGGCGTCGTGACCCGGGAGATCGTCCAGAAAGGGATCTTTCATCAACTGCAGCATACGCCGGTACGGGAACTGATGAGTTCCGACTTCGAGACCGCCTCACCCACGACCTCCCTCTTCGTCATCGAGAAAACCATGATTGAAAAGAACCAGCGGATGATGCCGGTCATCGACCGGGATCAGGTCATCGGCGCAATCACACGGACGGATCTTCTGAAGGCGCTGCACGAGGACATCCGGATGAGCCCCGGTTATCCTGTCGACTTCGGGGATGAAGAGGCCGTCTTCAGCAGGAACCTGCGGAAGCTTATGGAGGAACGCCTACCGGTCTCTCTGATCGCGCTCCTGGAAAGTATCGGGAAGGCGGCGGACAATCTGGCATTCTCCGCTTACGTCGTGGGCGGATTCGTCCGGGACCTCCTCCTCGGGATCCGAAATCTCGATATAGATATCGTGGTTAAAGGGGATGGGATCACCCTGGCGAAGAGTTTCGCGGAGAAACACCGGGGGCGGATCAGGAGCCACCCCCGCTTCGGCACCGCCGTCGTGATCCTGCCGGACGGGTTCCGGATCGATTTCGCCACGGCCCGGACGGAGTACTATGAATATCCCGCCGCCCTGCCGACGGTCGAGATCAGTTCGGTAAAGAAAGACCTCTACCGGCGGGATTTCACCATCAATACCCTGATCATTCAGTTAAACGGAAATGCATTCGGCCGTCTCATCGACTACTTCGGGGGACAGCGGGACCTGAAGGACCGGTCGATCCGGGTCCTTCACAACCTGAGTTTCGTGGAAGATCCCACGCGCGCCTTCCGGGCCATCCGCTTTGAAACCCGTTTCCATTTCACCATCGGCCGGGATACCTCGAACCTGATCGAAAGCGCCGTCAGGATGAACCTCTT is a window encoding:
- a CDS encoding CBS domain-containing protein; amino-acid sequence: MDVITTHVNADFDCLASMVAAKKLYPEARPVFAGSQESTLRQFFLHAASYTLKFDRLKNINLDEIKRLIIVDTRSRKRIGKFADLVGKPNVEVHIYDHHPAAPGDIPADKSVIRERGSTTTIFMELFQERGMKITPLEATIFALGIYEDTGSFTFASTRKADLDAAAYLLERGADLNLVSDFMTRELTAEQVSLLNDLIHSATTYDIKGISIVIAVSSVEKYIGDLAVLVHKLRDMENINALFVLVRMADRVYLVARSRIPEVNAGEILTDFHGGGHPSAASGTIKDRTLQQIKEDLLQSLRRHISPVRSARDIMTTPLVTINAGNTLQDASDRMTRYNINALPVLEGGRFAGVVTREIVQKGIFHQLQHTPVRELMSSDFETASPTTSLFVIEKTMIEKNQRMMPVIDRDQVIGAITRTDLLKALHEDIRMSPGYPVDFGDEEAVFSRNLRKLMEERLPVSLIALLESIGKAADNLAFSAYVVGGFVRDLLLGIRNLDIDIVVKGDGITLAKSFAEKHRGRIRSHPRFGTAVVILPDGFRIDFATARTEYYEYPAALPTVEISSVKKDLYRRDFTINTLIIQLNGNAFGRLIDYFGGQRDLKDRSIRVLHNLSFVEDPTRAFRAIRFETRFHFTIGRDTSNLIESAVRMNLFQKLSGKRVLIELKYLFEEENPFPSVRRMESFHLLQFIHPRLKLPREMAALFVSIKKVLAWFNLLYLDIPIEPYLVYLLGLLHRLDEKDVKEAGANLELPQDLSAKYLIGRDLFYDVLNRLEHDRRIPPSEIDRLLTGIPMETLLLMMALTDSEIARKRFSNYLTRDRSVKPEITGDEIGRLGFAPGPVYRRILERLRYARLDGEVKTKEEELQLIRKEFSERKNHTGRNS